From Heterodontus francisci isolate sHetFra1 chromosome 9, sHetFra1.hap1, whole genome shotgun sequence, the proteins below share one genomic window:
- the soul3 gene encoding heme-binding protein soul3, translating to MEGQGCRFGSGAGAGRFLISLEDLDSVTEDERLDLAGNSNGEEENEQNEDGLLAHWQDIGRRHQVDVSRDMAEPIQQMTTNNQSQDREMVPFMSIAHKKQADELLYEKRQYKKAKWACVTQFESRYEQSICLGFMKLMKYICQQNSSGLFLGMTVPIVTIVHTNQTRTELQPEVTVAYYLPAQFQDQAPQPFDAEIAIEEWPAHIIYTRPFNGTTNEELILQEINQLAEHLDSPELFLQDTFIVAGYNNPAAPSRHNEIWFIHRP from the exons ATGGAAGGTCAGGGATGTAGGTTTGGAAGTGGTGCAGGGGCGGGTCGATTTCTTATCAGCTTGGAGGATCTCGATTCGGTGACTGAAGATGAGCGCTTGGATTTGGCTGGTAACAGCAATGGCGAAGAGGAGAACGAGCAAAACGAGGACGGTCTCCTCGCGCACTGGCAAGACATCGGTCGTAGGCACCAGGTGGATGTGTCGAGAG ACATGGCAGAACCAATCCAACAGATGACAACAAACAACCAATCTCAAGACAGGGAGATGGTCCCATTTATGTCAATAGCTCATAAAAAACAG GCTGATGAACTATTGTATGAAAAGCGCCAGTACAAAAAAGCCAAATGGGCATGTGTAACCCAGTTTGAATCTCGCTATGAACAGAGCATATGCCTGGGATTTATGAAACTGATGAAATACATTTGCCAACAAAACTCATCAG GTCTTTTCCTGGGAATGACAGTACCCATTGTTACCATTGTGCACACCAACCAGACCAGAACAGAACTCCAGCCTGAAGTAACCGTAGCTTACTACCTACCAGCACAATTTCAAGATCAGGCACCGCAGCCTTTTGACGCTGAAATTGCAATAGAGGAGTGGCCTGCTCACATTATTTACACGAG ACCCTTTAATGGCACCACCAATGAAGAGTTGATTCTACAAGAGATAAACCAGCTAGCAGAGCACCTAGACTCTCCCGAGTTGTTCCTGCAAGATACCTTTATTGTAGCTGGTTATAACAACCCTGCTGCTCCAAGCCGTCACAATGAGATCTGGTTTATTCACAGACCTTGA